The proteins below are encoded in one region of Pongo pygmaeus isolate AG05252 chromosome 20, NHGRI_mPonPyg2-v2.0_pri, whole genome shotgun sequence:
- the MISP gene encoding mitotic interactor and substrate of PLK1: protein MDRVTRYPILGIPQAHRGTGLVLDGDTSYTYHLVCTGPEASGWGQDEPQTWPTDYKAQQGMLRQGVSYSVRAYPGQPSPRGLHSETGEDEGLKVYRLGARDAHQGRPTWAVHPEDGEDEEMKTYRLDAGDAVPRGLCDLERERWAIIQGQAVRKSGTVATLQAAPDHGDPRTPGPPRSTPLEENVVDREQIDFLAARQQFLSLEQANKEVPHSSPARGTPAGPSPGVSQAPKAFNKPHLVNGHVVPTKPQGKGVFREENKVRAVPAWASVQVADDPGSLAPVESPGTPKETPIEREIRLAQEREADLREQRGLRRAADHQELVEIPSRPLLTKVSLITAPRRERGRPSLYVQRDMVQETQREEDHRREGLHVGRASTPDWVSEDPQPGLRRALSSDSILSPAPDARAADPAPEVRKVNRIPPDAYQPYLSPGTPQLEPSAFGAFSKPSGLSTVDTEAATSPKATMSPRHLSESSGKPMSTKQEPWKLPRGSPQANRGVVRWEYFRLRPLQFRAPDEPQQAQVPHVWGWEVAGAPALRLQKSQSSDLLERERESVLRREREVAEERRNALFPEVFSPTPDESCDQNSRSSSQASGITGSYSVSESPFFSPIRLHSSLAWTVEDPVDNAPPGQRKKEQWYAGINPSDGINSEVLEAIRVTRHKNTMAERWESRIYASEEDD from the exons ATGGACCGCGTGACCAGATACCCCATCCTGGGCATCCCGCAGGCACACCGTGGCACCGGCCTGGTGCTGGATGGAGACACCAGCTACACGTACCATCTGGTGTGCACGGGCCCCGAGGCCAGCGGCTGGGGCCAGGATGAGCCGCAGACATGGCCCACTGACTACAAGGCCCAGCAGGGCATGCTGAGGCAGGGGGTATCCTACAGCGTGCGCGCCTACCCCGGCCAGCCGTCCCCACGGGGGCTCCACTCGGAGACCGGGGAGGATGAGGGTTTGAAGGTTTACCGCCTGGGCGCCAGGGATGCCCACCAGGGACGTCCAACATGGGCAGTCCACCCGGAGGACGGGGAGGACGAGGAGATGAAGACCTACCGCCTGGATGCTGGGGACGCTGTCCCCAGGgggctgtgtgacctggagcGGGAGCGCTGGGCCATCATCCAGGGCCAGGCAGTCAGGAAGAGCGGCACCGTGGCCACGCTCCAGGCCGCTCCTGACCACGGAGACCCCAGGACCCCCGGCCCACCTCGGTCCACGCCCCTGGAGGAGAACGTGGTTGACAGGGAGCAGATTGACTTCCTGGCAGCGAGACAGCAGTTCCTGAGTCTGGAGCAGGCGAACAAGGAGGTCCCTCATAGCTCCCCGGCCAGGGGGACCCCCGCAGGCCCATCCCCAGGGGTCAGCCAGGCCCCCAAAGCCTTCAACAAGCCCCACCTGGTCAATGGGCACGTAGTTCCCACCAAGCCCCAGGGGAAGGGGGTGTTCAGGGAAGAGAACAAGGTGCGTGCCGTGCCCGCCTGGGCCAGTGTCCAAGTTGCGGATGACCCTGGCTCCCTGGCCCCAGTGGAGTCCCCGGGGACTCCCAAGGAGACGCCCATCGAGCGGGAGATCCGTCTGGCTCAGGAGCGTGAGGCAGACCTGCGAGAGCAGAGGGGGCTTCGGCGGGCAGCCGACCACCAGGAGCTGGTGGAAATCCCCAGCAGGCCCCTGCTGACCAAGGTGAGCCTGATCACAGCCCCACGGCGGGAGAGAGGGCGCCCGTCCCTCTATGTGCAGCGGGACATGGTACAGGAGACACAGCGCGAGGAAGACCACCGGCGGGAGGGCCTGCATGTGGGCCGGGCGTCCACACCCGACTGGGTCTCGGAGGATCCCCAGCCCGGACTCCGGAGAGCCCTCAGCTCGGACTCCATCCTCAGCCCGGCCCCAGATGCCCGTGCAGCCGACCCAGCTCCAGAAGTGAGGAAGGTGAACCGCATCCCACCTGATGCCTACCAGCCGTACCTGAGCCCCGGGACCCCCCAGCTAGAACCCTCAGCCTTCGGAGCATTCAGCAAGCCCAGCGGTCTCTCCACAGTGGACACCGAGGCTGCGACTTCACCAAAGGCCACGATGTCCCCGAGGCATCTCTCAGAATCCTCTGGAAAACCCATGAGCACAAAGCAAGAACCATGGAAGCTCCCTCGGGGATCCCCGCAAGCCAACAGGGGTGTCGTGCGGTGGGAGTACTTCCGCCTGCGTCCTCTGCAGTTCAGGGCCCCAGACGAGCCCCAGCAGGCCCAAGTCCCCCACGTCTGGGGCTGGGAGGTGGCCGGGGCCCCGGCACTGAGGCTGCAGAAGTCCCAGTCGTCTGATCtgctggagagggagagggagagtgtCCTGCGCCGGGAGCGAGAGGTGGCAGAGGAGCGGAGGAATGCTCTCTTCCCAGAGGTCTTCTCCCCAACACCAGATGAGAGCTGTGACCAGAACTCCAGGAGCTCCTCCCAGGCATCCG GCATCACGGGCAGTTACTCAGTGTCTGAGTCTCCCTTCTTCAGCCCCATCCGCCTGCATTCAAGCCTGGCGTGGACAGTGGAAGATCCGGTGGACAATGCTCCTCCCGGGCAGAGAAAGAAGGAGCAATGG TATGCTGGCATCAACCCCTCGGACGGTATCAACTCAGAG GTCCTGGAAGCCATACGGGTGACCCGTCACAAGAACACCATGGCAGAGCGCTGGGAATCCCGCATCTACGCCAGTGAGGAGGATGACTGA